GCGGAAAATTCGCAGTGAAATCGCCCCCAAAATCCGCCGAGAATGCATCATCAACATTTGGCGCAAGTGTAGGTGTGACTTTCAAATTGAACTTGCCACCAAAAGGACAGGGAGATAGCGCGAGAAATTTGCATTCCATTGCATGGTGTGCGTCAATTGGAAATTCCCAGTCCTCTGGTGCAACCACGTGGCTGGCCTAAAGTGCTCCGGCGCATTGAGTTAACTGCTGTTCCATTTTatcatttcctttttttttgcggcGATGCTTCACGGTTCGCAAATATTTCACCCGTTGAATTTATGCGTGCCGAGGAGAGAGAAGCCATGCGACTAGATGGTGCAACATGGCGAATGCGCAATTTATGAGGCTTTCAAAACAAAGCGTTGTGCAAGTGAACACTGGAGCTGAAATGGAGCAATCGCTGGTGCATTGAGTGTCCTGAAAAGGAAACGAATGTCAATTTAGTAGTACTTTTCAACGCGCCTTTGACGAGCGCTAAATTTATAGCTGGAATCACTATATTTGCGTTGGCACAGAGCAAAAAGTGACAGAAGTTTTAACATTTTCCCATTTGCCCATAAAATGCAGCCACAATTCCTTTCAGTCGGTGGTGCTTGGGCACGTTTATCGCACATGTGCAGCGGCACACACATCAACTTTCCATTTCTAAAAACCTTTTTCCCACGCTGACAGTCGCCAGCAGGCAATGCCACTAAATCCGTGCCAAATAAGCAGCCGCATCCAATCGGCATCACCGGATGCCACCTCCTCCACCAACCGACATtccgcatctgcatctgcTTTAGCTGCTAAATCTCGCACCTTATGTGCTGATTTCAACGGCAAAGAGTTCCGTGGAGACGCCGAATCCTGGCCAACGAAGGGGGTTTCCAAAATTGGCAATGACTACGGTTGTTTCTGCGACTTCCGGTGCAATATCCGCAAATCACGTCTCTAACAATtgcttattatttaatatatattttattttatctaAACTTATGGATGtagcaaacaaatttaaattttaagcataTCGATGAAAAACGAATGTGTTTATACAAACTGAACTGTGGTTAACACGAAGTAGTGTTTTAAATGTATAAGTACGTCGCCAATCAGTGAAACGCAAATAAACGTAGTAATACAAAAAATCAATACCAGAAAAGTTTGCTGTGAGGCAACACAAAATCAGAAACACGGTTTTCTTTTCTTCAGGCTTTCAATTTGTTGGCCAAATGCCATAGTTTCCCGTTCCATAGTCCGTAAACAAGTTGTTTTCCATCGTTTTCCCCTTGACCAATGTGCTTAACTTTGATTGCTTTGGTTCATTATGGCAAACGCCTCACAAATGCGCCCTGAGCTGTTTATTCCTCTCGATTTTACCAATGTTGTCTCCATGAATCAAATACATGTGACTTTAACTTTAtagttttattatattaagGACACTTGCAGACTTCCTTTTGACCAATAATCGATTAATATTTATATCATAAATCCGGCAAACGATGAAACTTATGCATCATGAGGATGGTCAgtctgtttttcttttatgacaattttaaatttatcgtCCATATCCACCTCTATTCCGTTTTTACCGCTCCCTtgagttttgtttttattttttagctcCTTTACACACAAATTTCTTAAAGAAATGAATCCTTTGGGGCACTTTAGGTATTGAGTTGACATTTCAGGTTTTGCTGGAAAATATCCAGATATTACTTGCCGAAACTTGATACACGATTTCCTCTCTAGAACCCAGTACGTTCCGGCTAAAAAGATTTTGGTTAC
This genomic interval from Drosophila mauritiana strain mau12 chromosome 2R, ASM438214v1, whole genome shotgun sequence contains the following:
- the LOC117137058 gene encoding uncharacterized protein LOC117137058; this translates as MIRKCLVLILVLGFLHLTWSSSGGSCKDGSVFNPKKGECEPQPPTEPPDSCRPGTYWVLERKSCIKFRQVISGYFPAKPEMSTQYLKCPKGFISLRNLCVKELKNKNKTQGSGKNGIEVDMDDKFKIVIKEKQTDHPHDA